CCCAGCGCGCGCGTGCCCCGCTCGGTCCGCTCCGTCAGCGCGCCCTCCAGGACGGTGAGGACACCGGAGGAGCCGCCGTGGTCGTGCAGGCCGCTGCCCTGTCCAGGCACCCAGGACAGCAGCCACACCTCGTAGCCGGGGCCGGTGCGCAGCCGGTGGTACCAGCGGCTGGTGGCGTCGTACTGGACGAGGTGAGCCCACTGGGAGCGGTCCTCGGCGATGGCGCGGGCCAGGCCGGCGAACTCGGCGACGGTGGCCGGGTGCTCACGCGGGGCCTGCAGGAGATGCGGGACCTCGAGGAGGTCGCCGGCGATCTGGAGGTCGTTGTCGCTGTTCATGGGGTGCGGTGGTTCCTCGGCGGAAGAAGTGGGGGGCTGGCTGGGTGTCGCGTACCGTCCCGCCCGGATCACGGGGAGACAGGAATGCCCTGGTGCGGGCGGGGCACTAGCAGCCGAGTCACGGTGGACTCAGGAGCAACCGGAGCGCGTTGGGCTCAACAGTCGGAACAGCAACAACAGCTACAGCGAGCGTGGGCAGCACCGAGGGACCCGGCGGAGCGGGTCGAGGTGAGTGCCAAGTTCGCGAGCATGCCCCCAAGGACAGCGGCTCACACCTCCACTGTCAACTCGACACCCGGTATGTGGGACATGTTTCACCTCATCCGGTCCATCTCCGTGGTGAAAGGTTTGTTCATGCGCCTACCGGGACACATGGCGCTCAACCGGGCGCGCGGGCCGTGATCTCCCCGAGACTTCCATGCGCGCGTACGGAACGGGATCGAACTGATGGGCGTCCTTCCCCGTACAGGCCCCAAAGGCCTGGCGAGGCTCGGCAGCCCTCCCGGGCCTCAGTTGCTTGTCAAGGTTTATGCCGATTTGAACACTTTCCGCAAGGCCTTGGTTCCGCAGAGTGAATAAGGGGCCCAATAGCAGATCTCGGCTTGACTCGCCCGGAGCAGCACACTTGTAATTTCACTCGTGTCGTTCAGCCGATATCGGTAACGGCCGTCACACGGGGACGCGAAAGACAGACGAGGGGCGCACATGACCGAGACGGTGCAGCAACTGCTGGTCGACGACGCGGACGAGGAACTCGGCTGGCAGGAGCGCGCGCTGTGCGCCCAGACCGACCCCGAGTCCTTCTTCCCGGAGAAGGGCGGCTCCACCCGCGAGGCCAAGAAGGTCTGCCTCTCCTGCGAGGTCCGCTCCGAGTGCCTCGAGTACGCCCTCGCCAACGACGAGCGCTTCGGCATCTGGGGCGGCCTGTCCGAACGCGAACGCCGCAGGCTGAAGAAGGCCGCCGTCTGACACGAGACAGGCGTCGCAGGACTTTTCGCACGCAACCGAACGGCCCGTCGCACGTGGGTTACCCACAGGCGGCGGGCCGCCGTCCTGCCCAGCCGATAGTGTGGGCGCTCGTCCGAGACGCCTCGCCGCCCCCTCAGGGCACAGGCGTCCACCGCAGTCCACCGAACCGGGGCCCGTACCTCGATGTCCGTGCACAGCCACACGGCAGCCCACGACCACGCTGCCACTCCTGAGTTCCCGCGTCATGTGGTGACCGCGGTGATCGTCTCCCACGACGGCGCCCGCTGGCTGCCCGACGCGCTCGCCGGGCTGCTCGGCCAGGAGCGTCCCGTGCAGTTCGCCCTGGCCGCCGACACCGGCAGCGCCGACGACTCCGCCCAGCTGGTCACCGACGCCCTCGGCGCCGACCGGGTCCTGCACCTCGCCCGGCGCACCGGCTTCGGCCAGGCCGTCGAGGAGGCCAACCGCACCGCCCCGGTCCTCACCCCGGACGAGCTGCCGTACCTGAAGCGGCCCAGCGGCTGGGACCCGGTCACGCGCACCTGGCGCGACGACACCTACGACCTGCCGGAACTGCCGCACGGCGAACCGGTCCAGTGGCTGTGGCTGCTGCACGACGACTGCGCCCCCGAACCCGACGCCCTGGCCCAGCTGCTGCGCGTCGTGGAGAACGAACTGGAGCTCGGCCGGGACGACGTCGCCGTCGTGGGCCCCAAGCTCCGCGGCTGGTACGACAAGCGGCAGCTCCTGGAGGTCGGCGTCTCCATCGCCCACTCCGGCCGCCGCTGGACCGGCCTTGACCGCCGCGAACAGGACCAGGGACAGCACGACCACGTCCGGTCCGTGCTGTCGGTGTCCACCGCCGGCATGCTCATCCGCCGCGACCTGTACGAACAGCTCGGCGGCTTCGACCGGCACCTGCCCCTCATGCGGGACGACGTCGACCTGTGCTGGCGCGCCCAGGCCGCCGGCCACCGCGTCCTCATCGCCCCCGAGGCCGTCGTACGCCATGCCGAGGCGGCCTCCCGCGAGCGCCGTACCGTCGACTGCGCGGGCCGCACCACCGCCTCCCCGCACAAGGTCGACAAGGCCGGCGCCGTCTACACCCTGCTCGTCAACACGCGTACGGCCGCGCTGCCCTGGGTGCTGGTGCGTCTGGTCCTGGGCACCCTGCTGCGGACCGTCGCCTACCTCGTCGGCAAGGTCCCCGGACAGGCCGTCGACGAGATCCGGGGCCTGCTCGGCACCCTGCTGCGGCCCGAGCGGATCATCGCCGGGCGCGGCAGGCGCGGCAAGCCGGCCGTCGACAAGGACGAGCTCAGACCGCTGTTCCCGCCACCCGGCGCGACCGTGCGGGCCACCGTGGAACAGTTCGCGGGCAACCTCTTCGGGGGCTCCGACGCCGAGACCTCCACGGCGGGCCGGCACGGCGGCGGCATCGAGTCCGGACCCGGTGGCGACGACGCGGACTTCCTGGAGATCGAGCAGTTCGCCCGACTCAAGCGCATCGCCCGCAACCCCGGCCCGATGCTCTTCCTCGGGCTGCTGCTGGTCGCCCTGGTCGCCTGCCGCAACCTCCTGGGGGGCGGCGCGCTCGCGGGCGGCGCCCTGCTGCCCGCGCCGGCCGACGCGAGCGAGCTGTGGTCGCGCTTCACGGACGCGTGGCACGCGGTGGGCGCCGGCGGCACCCCGTCCGCGCCGCCGTACCTGGCGGTCATCGCCGCACTGTCCTCCGTCCTGTTCGGCTCGACCGGCCTCGCGCTGACGGTCCTGCTGGTCTGCTCGGTGCCGCTGGCCGGGTTCACGGCGTACTTCGCCTCCCGCCCGCTCGTCGAGTCCCGCCTCCTGCGCGCGTGGGCGGCCGTCGTCTACGCCTTCCTGCCCGCCGCCACCGGCGCCCTCGCCGGCGGCCGCGTCGGCACCTCCGTCCTCGCCGTCCTGCTGCCGCTCCTCGCTCGCGCGGGCGTCGCGGCCGGCGGCCTGACGAACAGCACGGGCGCGCGCGGCAGTTGGCGCGCCACCTGGGCCTTCGCACTGCTGCTCACCATCACCACCGCCTTCACCCCGATCATCTGGCCGATCGCGCTGATCCTCGGCCTCGGTCTGCTGGCCGTGCGCCGCACCGACATCACCGCCTACGGCCTGCGCTTCCTCGCCCAGTTCGGCGTGCCCCTGCTGGTCCTCGCGCCCTGGTCGCTGACGCTGCTCCCGTTCGGCTTCTTCCAGCAGGCGGGCCTGGAGTACGGCTCCTCGGCCGCCTCCGCCCTCGACCTGCTCGGAGCGAGCCCCGGCGGCCCCGGCACCGTCGACGGGCTGATGCTCATCGGCATCGTGCTGGCCGCCCTCGCCGCCCTGCTGCGCTCCGAGCGGCAGTTCGGCATCTGGACGGCCTGGGCGGTGGCCCTGGTCGGCCTGGTCTTCGCGGTCCTGTCCAACGACTCGACCTGGGCCGGCCCCGCGACCCTCGTCTACGGCCTCGCCCTGCTGGCCGCCGCCGTGCTCGGCGCCGACGGGGCACGCTCGCGCGTGGCCGAGCAGAGCTTCGGCTGGCGCCAGCCCGTCGCCGCGCTCATCGCCTTCGCCTCCGCCGCGGGCCCCCTGCTCGTCGCCGCCGGCTGGATGCTCGGAGGCGCCGACGGACCGCTGGAGCGCCGCGACCCCACCCAGGTGCCCGCGTTCGTCGCCGAGGAGAGCGGCACCCGCGACCAGGCCCGCACCCTCGTCCTCGACAGCGACTCCGCCGCCCACGTCGGCTACATGCTGGTGCGCGGCTCCGGCGCCCGCCTCGGCGACGGCGAACTCGCCGCGGCCGACGGCGAGAACAGCGCGCTGGACAAGGTCGTCGCCAACCTGGTCGCCGGCTCCGGCGCCGACCAGGCCGACCAGCTCGGCGGCTTCGCCGTGCGCTACGTCCTCGTCCACAAGGGCGCGCCCCGCGAGGTCACGCGCGTCCTGGACGCCACACCGGGTCTGACCCGGCTCAGCCAGCAGGACGGCAGCGGTCTGTGGCGGGTCGACCAGGAAGTCGCGCGCGCGACCATCGTCGCCAAGTCCGGCTCGGGCACCGCACAGCCGGTGGCCGCGGGCCCGGTCGACATCCACACCACGATCCCGTCCGGCACCGACGGCCGGATCCTGCGCCTCGCCGACACCGCCGCCGAGGGCTGGACGGCCACCCTGGACGGCAAGCCGCTCACCCGCACCACCGTCGACGGCTGGGCCCAGGGCTTCGAACTCCCCGCCGCCGGCGGCCGACTGGACGTCACCTTCGACGACCCCTTCACCCACACCCTGTGGCTGTGGATCCAGGGCGCACTCGCCGTCGTCCTCGTGGTCATGGCCCTGCCCGGCCGCCGCCGCGACGTCGACGACGACCTCCCCGAGGAGCCGTCGGTCCCCGCCCAGCCGGTGGCGGGAGAGGGCCGCCGCGCCCGCCGGCTGCGCGCCCAGGCCGAGGCCGATGCCGAGGAGGCCCCCGGCACCGAGGACTTCCCGCCGCCCCCGCAGGAGGCCCCGGCCGCCGTCCCGCAGCAGCAGTCCTACGGCGACTGGGACGCCCCGAGCTACGCCAACGCCGAGTACGACACCTACGCCGGCGACCAGTACCAGGGCACCGCCCAGCAGTACCCGGCGGGCGGCTACGACCAGCAGCCGTACCAGGCGGACCCGTACCAGGGCGGCCAGTACGACCCGTACGCCTACGGCGGGCAGCCCCAGCAGACGTCGTACGACCAGACGTACGGCGGCCAGTACGACCAGCAGTACGAGCAGGGCTACGACCCCGCGTACGACCCGGCACAGCAGCACCCGGGTGCCCCCGGCAGTGAGCGCCCCGACGGGAGTCAGCAGTGAACCGCACCACCCTGTCCCTCCTCGCCGGCACCGTCGCCCTCGCCGCCGTCACCGGGTTCGCCACACTCAGCTCCCCCAAGGCCGCCGAGACCGCCAGGACGGCCGCCGAGCTGCCCGTGGAGCGCACCAGCCTGCTCTGCCCGGCGCCCAGCACCTCCGAGGTCGCGGAGACGGCGTACACGTCGTTCACGCCCGTCACCAAGGACACGGGCAGCGGCGGCCAGGCCGAACTCAAGGCGGCCACCGAGGAGTCGGACGGCAAGAGCAAGGGCAAGAAGAAGGCCGCCAAGCCGGTCCTCACGCCCAAGGAGCCCGGCACACCCGTCACCGGGGATACCTCCGGCGGGGACGCGCCCGCACTGGTCGGCACCGCCGAGGGGAAGTTCGCGCCCGGCTGGACCGTCCAGGAGACCACCGAGGTCGCCGCGGGCGCCGGACGCGGACTCCAGGGCGTCAACTGCTCCGCCCCCGACACCGAGTTCTGGTTCCCGGGCGCCAGCACCGCCGCCGACCGCACCGACTACGTGCACCTGACCAACCCTGACGACTCCGCCGCCGTCGTCGACATCGAGCTCTACGGCAAGGACGGCGCCCTGGACTCCACGCTGGGCGAGGGCATCACCGTCGCGCCGCACTCCAGCGACCCGATCCTGCTCTCCACGCTCACCGAGGAGAAGCAGGAGGACCTCACCGTCCATGTGAACGTCCGCAGCGGGCGGGTGGGCGCGGCCGTGCAGGCCCTGGACGACAAGCTCGGCGGTGACTGGCTGGCCGCGTCCACCGACCCGTCCGGCAGCCTCGTGGTGCCGGGCATCCCGAAGGACGCCACCGCCGTGCGCCTGGTCGCCTTCACACCGAGCGACTCCGACGCTGACCTGAAGGTGCAGCTCGCCTCGCCGTCCGGCCTGATCACCCCGGCCGGCAACGAGACACTGCACGTGAAGGGCGGCATGACGACGGCCGTCGATCTCGGTGACGTCACGCGCGGGGAGGCCGGTTCGCTGGTCCTGACCCCCACCGACGCCTCCGTGCCGGTGGTCGCCGCCGTGCGGGTCGTCCGCGGCAAGGGCGACGACCAGGAGACGGCGTTCATCCCGGCCACGCGTCCGGTCGGCACGCGCGCGACGGTCGCCGACAACAGCGCCAAGGGCAGCACGCTCTCCCTGACCGCGCCCACCCGGACCGCCACGGTCAAGGTCACGGCGTCGGCGGGCAGCGGGGGCGGCGAGGCCGTCTCGAAGACGTTCACGATCAAGGCGGGCACCACACAGGACGTCGAGGCCCCCACCCCGACCGGCCTCAAGGGCACCTACGCCCTCACGGTGGAGCACGTCTCGGGAGGCCCGGTCTACGGCGCCCGCACCCTGGCGGCGACGGAGGACGGGGTCCCGGGCTTCACGATCCAGACCCTCCCGGACGACCGGGGCATGGTGGCCGTACCGGAGGCGGACGAGGACCTGTCGGTGCTCCAGAAGTGATCCGCCGAAGGGCGCGGGTCAGTCCTCGCCGTACCGGGGGTCGACCGTCTCCGGAGTGAGCCCGAGCAGCTCGGCCACCTGCTCCACGACCACCTCGTGGACCAGCGCCGCCCGCTCGTCGCGTCCCTTGGTGCGGATCTCCACCGGCCGCCGGTAGACGACCACGCGCGCGGGACGCCCCTCGCGCGCGGGGATCGTCCCGCCGAGCGGGACCGCCTCGTCGTTCCAGGCCTGCCCGGGCCCGTCCAGCCGGGGCACCTCCAGGACCAGGAAATCGATCTCGGCGAGCTGCGGCCACCGCCGCTCCAGGCGCTCCACGGAGTCCTGCACCAGGTCCGCGAAGGCCTCGGCGCGACTGGCGGCGAGCGGCACCTGCGGCGGGGCGATCGGACCGCGCATGCCGCGTCCGTGGCGATCACGGCGGCGGGGCCCGGGGCCGGTGGCGCGGGGCGGTACGGGGTTGTCCATCACTGGTGAAGGGTAATCCTCGCCGCACGCGCGCGCCCGGCCCCCACGCGGCACCCCGGACACTGTCCGAAACGACGTACGGCCGTCTCGTACGGCCTGTCGGCAGTTGACCATTCAAGCCAAGGTTGGGCTCGATTCCGTATCTCTCCGAGACCGTCGATATCAAGGCAATTGACATGGTTTGTGCCAACTCGTGACCGCCGCAAGGGGTGTTCGGCCCCTCGAAAACGGGTGTCCTTGCAGGTCATCGCGGTGTGATCGGAGTGGTGTGTGGGGCGTTTCACAGCACGACACGGTGGAGTGACCTGGGGGAGAGTCGTCGCGGCCCGCTCAAGAGTGCGGTACCGTCCAACGTCGTGAGCCCTGTACGTCGCTGTTCGCGCACCGCTTGCGGCCGTCCCGCCGTCGCGACGCTGACGTACGTCTACGCCGACTCGACCGCGGTCCTCGGCCCGCTCGCCACCTACGCCGAACCCCACTGCTACGACCTGTGCGCCGAGCACTCCGAGCGCCTCACCGCCCCGCGCGGCTGGGAGGTCGTCCGCCTCCTCGACGGCTCGGCTCCCGCCCGGCCCAGCGGAGACGACCTGGAAGCGCTTGCCAACGCGGTGCGTGAGGCGGCCCGTCCGCAGGAGCGCGCCGCCGAGGCGGGTGGCGGCGCCCGCCGGGCCGACCCGATGGAGGTCGCACGCCGCGGCCATCTGCGGATCCTGCGCTCACCGGACAACTGACCTTATTCCGGTGGGGGATCGGTTCTTCGGTGCGCGTTCCGTTCGGTGACGCAAGTCGATCCTCGTCGTCGTCGCCGTCTGCTGCTGCACCAGCGGTGACACTCGCTCAGGTCACCGACCGCCGCTGAACTCCATCGCCTCCGCGGCCCAGTTGGAGACCTCCAGCCACCTCTCCGCCCAACTCGTCGCCGTGATCTTCTGTGGCCGTCGGTGAAGGGGCGGCTGCGCGCCAGGAGTTGAGGTTCCCGATCCTGCCCCGCACTCTCCGGGGCGCCGCAGGTGACGGCCGCGAGGGAGTCCGGGCTCTCCCCGGAGCTGCCGGCCGCCGCGCTGCCCCGAGGGCTCCGCCCGAGGTCACGGCCGGAGTCCAATCCGGTCCCGCAGGGCCCGGTGTCAGTGGCTACGGGTAGTTTGTGGTGACCGACAGGACTTTCAGAAGGGTTGGCCGTGGCTGATCTGTCACAGCTCGTGAAGGCGTACGACGTGCGCGGAGTCGTCCCGGACCAGTGGGACGAGACGCTGGCCGAGCTCTTCGGTGCCGCCTTCGTCCAGGTGACCGGCGCGAGCGCCATCGTGACCGGCCACGACATGCGGCCCTCCTCCCCGGGCCTGTCGCGTGCCTTCGCGCGCGGAGCGGCCGCCCGCGGTGTGGACGTCACCGAGATCGGCCTGTGCTCGACCGACCAGCTGTACTACGCCTCCGGCGCCCTGGGCCTGCCGGGCGCCATGTTCACGGCCTCCCACAACCCCGCGCAGTACAACGGCATCAAGATGTGCCGCGCGGGAGCGGCCCCGGTCGGCCAGGACACCGGCCTCGCCGAGATCCGCGGACTCGTCGAGGAGTGGATCGAGACGGGCGCCCCCGAGGTGACCACCTCGGCCGGCACGGTCACCGCGCGGGACACGTTGGACGACTACGCGGCCCACCTGCGCTCGCTGGTCGACCTGACGTCCATCCGCCCCCTGAAGGTCGTCGTGGATGCGGGCAACGGCATGGGCGGCCACACCGTCCCGACCGTCTTCGCGGGCCTGCCCCTGACCGTCGTCCCGATGTACTTCGAACTGGACGGCACCTTCCCCAACCACGAGGCCAACCCCCTGGACCCCGCCAACATCGTCGACCTCCAGAAGCGGGTCCGCGAGGAGGGCGCCGACCTCGGCATCGCCTTCGACGGCGACGCCGACCGCTGCTTCGTCGTCGACGAGCACGGCGACCCGGTCTCCCCGTCCGCCATCACCGCCCTGGTCGCCGCGCGCGAGCTGGCCAGGAACGGCGGCAAGGGCGTCATCATCCACAACCTGATCACTTCCTGGTCGGTCCCCGAGGTCGTCAAGGAGCACGGCGGCACCCCGGTACGCACGCGCGTGGGCCACTCCTTCATCAAGGCCGAGATGGCGAAGTCCGGCGCGATCTTCGGCGGCGAGCACTCCGCCCACTACTACTTCAAGGACTTCTGGAACGCCGACACCGGCATGCTGGCGGCCCTGCACGTCCTCGCGGCCCTGGGCGGCCAGGAGGGCTCCCTGTCGTCCCTGGTCGCCCAGTACGACCGCTACACCGGCTCCGGCGAGATCAACTCCACGGTCGCCGACCAGGCAGACCGCCTGACGGCCATCAGAGCGGTCTACGAGGGCCAGGAGGGCGTCCAGCTCGACGAACTCGACGGCCTCACGATCAGCACCGCCGACTGGTGGTTCAACGTCCGCCCCTCCAACACGGAACCCCTCCTCCGCCTGAACGCGGAGGCGCGGGACGAGGCGACGATGGCGAAGGTGCGCGACGAGGTGCTGGCGATCATCAGAGCGTGAAATCCAGCCGCCCGGCCGTTGCGCGAAAGAGCAGCTCCTCCGCCGTTTCGTGAATCCAGCCCCTCCGGCGTTTGAGGAGCGGGGGTCCAGGGGGCGCAGCCCCCTGGGACCGGGGTCGAAGGGGCGGCGCCCTTGGGGATGGGACGGGTAGGGCGGCGGGGGCGAGAACCCCCCCACGGCACCCCCGCACCGACCTCGCCCCAACCCCGGCACCCCCCTCCCCCCGGCGGTACCCTGACCAGGCACATCCGCACAAGCAGCCGTACCGCTCCCGAAGGGAACCCCCATGCCGCTCGAAGCCGGTCTCCTGGAGATCCTCGCCTGCCCGGCCTGCCACGCCCCCCTCAAGGAGCAGGACACCGAGCTGCTCTGCACCGGCCAGGACTGCGGCCTCGCCTACCCCGTCCGCGACGGCATCCCCGTCCTCCTCGTCGACGAGGCCCGCCGCCCCGCGTGAGCGCGCCCCGGCCGGCGGGCGGCCGTACGAGACACGGCACGCCCGCAGCCGTAAGCGATACGGAGCCCGCACCGCGGTAGGAGACCGCGCACCCCCCGCCGTAGGACACACGCCTCACCCACAGCCGTAAGCGACAAGCGACAACGACACAGCGACCCCGGCGTCCCGGACCCGCGACCGTCCCGGCGTCCGGAAGACCCGGCGAAGCGACAACCCGGCGTCCCGGAGACCCGGCGATCGGAGGCTGCCGCCCCATGCTC
Above is a window of Streptomyces griseorubiginosus DNA encoding:
- a CDS encoding cysteine dioxygenase family protein, whose product is MNSDNDLQIAGDLLEVPHLLQAPREHPATVAEFAGLARAIAEDRSQWAHLVQYDATSRWYHRLRTGPGYEVWLLSWVPGQGSGLHDHGGSSGVLTVLEGALTERTERGTRALGAGAQRVFAPGYVHEVVNDALEPAVSLHVYYPGLTEMPMHTACTARETYDEVDVVTA
- a CDS encoding WhiB family transcriptional regulator, which gives rise to MTETVQQLLVDDADEELGWQERALCAQTDPESFFPEKGGSTREAKKVCLSCEVRSECLEYALANDERFGIWGGLSERERRRLKKAAV
- a CDS encoding glycosyltransferase family 2 protein, producing MSVHSHTAAHDHAATPEFPRHVVTAVIVSHDGARWLPDALAGLLGQERPVQFALAADTGSADDSAQLVTDALGADRVLHLARRTGFGQAVEEANRTAPVLTPDELPYLKRPSGWDPVTRTWRDDTYDLPELPHGEPVQWLWLLHDDCAPEPDALAQLLRVVENELELGRDDVAVVGPKLRGWYDKRQLLEVGVSIAHSGRRWTGLDRREQDQGQHDHVRSVLSVSTAGMLIRRDLYEQLGGFDRHLPLMRDDVDLCWRAQAAGHRVLIAPEAVVRHAEAASRERRTVDCAGRTTASPHKVDKAGAVYTLLVNTRTAALPWVLVRLVLGTLLRTVAYLVGKVPGQAVDEIRGLLGTLLRPERIIAGRGRRGKPAVDKDELRPLFPPPGATVRATVEQFAGNLFGGSDAETSTAGRHGGGIESGPGGDDADFLEIEQFARLKRIARNPGPMLFLGLLLVALVACRNLLGGGALAGGALLPAPADASELWSRFTDAWHAVGAGGTPSAPPYLAVIAALSSVLFGSTGLALTVLLVCSVPLAGFTAYFASRPLVESRLLRAWAAVVYAFLPAATGALAGGRVGTSVLAVLLPLLARAGVAAGGLTNSTGARGSWRATWAFALLLTITTAFTPIIWPIALILGLGLLAVRRTDITAYGLRFLAQFGVPLLVLAPWSLTLLPFGFFQQAGLEYGSSAASALDLLGASPGGPGTVDGLMLIGIVLAALAALLRSERQFGIWTAWAVALVGLVFAVLSNDSTWAGPATLVYGLALLAAAVLGADGARSRVAEQSFGWRQPVAALIAFASAAGPLLVAAGWMLGGADGPLERRDPTQVPAFVAEESGTRDQARTLVLDSDSAAHVGYMLVRGSGARLGDGELAAADGENSALDKVVANLVAGSGADQADQLGGFAVRYVLVHKGAPREVTRVLDATPGLTRLSQQDGSGLWRVDQEVARATIVAKSGSGTAQPVAAGPVDIHTTIPSGTDGRILRLADTAAEGWTATLDGKPLTRTTVDGWAQGFELPAAGGRLDVTFDDPFTHTLWLWIQGALAVVLVVMALPGRRRDVDDDLPEEPSVPAQPVAGEGRRARRLRAQAEADAEEAPGTEDFPPPPQEAPAAVPQQQSYGDWDAPSYANAEYDTYAGDQYQGTAQQYPAGGYDQQPYQADPYQGGQYDPYAYGGQPQQTSYDQTYGGQYDQQYEQGYDPAYDPAQQHPGAPGSERPDGSQQ
- a CDS encoding DUF5719 family protein yields the protein MNRTTLSLLAGTVALAAVTGFATLSSPKAAETARTAAELPVERTSLLCPAPSTSEVAETAYTSFTPVTKDTGSGGQAELKAATEESDGKSKGKKKAAKPVLTPKEPGTPVTGDTSGGDAPALVGTAEGKFAPGWTVQETTEVAAGAGRGLQGVNCSAPDTEFWFPGASTAADRTDYVHLTNPDDSAAVVDIELYGKDGALDSTLGEGITVAPHSSDPILLSTLTEEKQEDLTVHVNVRSGRVGAAVQALDDKLGGDWLAASTDPSGSLVVPGIPKDATAVRLVAFTPSDSDADLKVQLASPSGLITPAGNETLHVKGGMTTAVDLGDVTRGEAGSLVLTPTDASVPVVAAVRVVRGKGDDQETAFIPATRPVGTRATVADNSAKGSTLSLTAPTRTATVKVTASAGSGGGEAVSKTFTIKAGTTQDVEAPTPTGLKGTYALTVEHVSGGPVYGARTLAATEDGVPGFTIQTLPDDRGMVAVPEADEDLSVLQK
- a CDS encoding metallopeptidase family protein; translated protein: MDNPVPPRATGPGPRRRDRHGRGMRGPIAPPQVPLAASRAEAFADLVQDSVERLERRWPQLAEIDFLVLEVPRLDGPGQAWNDEAVPLGGTIPAREGRPARVVVYRRPVEIRTKGRDERAALVHEVVVEQVAELLGLTPETVDPRYGED
- a CDS encoding DUF3499 domain-containing protein — protein: MSPVRRCSRTACGRPAVATLTYVYADSTAVLGPLATYAEPHCYDLCAEHSERLTAPRGWEVVRLLDGSAPARPSGDDLEALANAVREAARPQERAAEAGGGARRADPMEVARRGHLRILRSPDN
- a CDS encoding phosphomannomutase/phosphoglucomutase, with amino-acid sequence MAVADLSQLVKAYDVRGVVPDQWDETLAELFGAAFVQVTGASAIVTGHDMRPSSPGLSRAFARGAAARGVDVTEIGLCSTDQLYYASGALGLPGAMFTASHNPAQYNGIKMCRAGAAPVGQDTGLAEIRGLVEEWIETGAPEVTTSAGTVTARDTLDDYAAHLRSLVDLTSIRPLKVVVDAGNGMGGHTVPTVFAGLPLTVVPMYFELDGTFPNHEANPLDPANIVDLQKRVREEGADLGIAFDGDADRCFVVDEHGDPVSPSAITALVAARELARNGGKGVIIHNLITSWSVPEVVKEHGGTPVRTRVGHSFIKAEMAKSGAIFGGEHSAHYYFKDFWNADTGMLAALHVLAALGGQEGSLSSLVAQYDRYTGSGEINSTVADQADRLTAIRAVYEGQEGVQLDELDGLTISTADWWFNVRPSNTEPLLRLNAEARDEATMAKVRDEVLAIIRA
- a CDS encoding Trm112 family protein is translated as MPLEAGLLEILACPACHAPLKEQDTELLCTGQDCGLAYPVRDGIPVLLVDEARRPA